AGGAGAACAAATCCTTCATTCACCCATTCAATGATGAAAATGTCATTATCGGGCAGGCAACCGTGGGAATGGAAATTATGGAAGATGCACAGGAACCCATCGATTACCTTTTTCTGCCGGTAGGCGGAGGAGGGCTGGCTGCCGGGGTAGGAAGCGTGTTTCGTCAATTAAGCCCGAAAACAACGGTTGTGGGAATCGAACCGGAAGGTGCTCCTTCCATGAAGGCGTCCCTTGACAGGGGTGAGTTGGTTAAACTTGACCGCATCGAACGATTTGTGGATGGCGCGGCCGTTAAACAGGTAGGGGATAAGACCTTCAGCATATGCCAGGATGTATTGGATGAAATGATCACCATCCACGAAGGGCTGATCTGCTCAACAATACTTCGTCTTTACAATGAAGAGGCGATTGTGGTGGAACCTGCCGGCGCCATGTCAATAGCCGCTTTGGAACTTTTCGCCGATAAGATCAAGGGCAAAACGGTGGTATGTGTGGTAAGCGGAAGCAACAACGACATTACGCGTACAGAGGAGATCAGGGAAAGGTCATTGCTTTACGAAAAACTGAAGCACTATTTCATCATCAGGTTCCCGCAACGATCAGGCGCCCTCAGAGAGTTTGTCACTGAAGTCATGGGACCAGGTGATGATATCACGCATTTCGAATACTCCAAGAAGAATAGCAGAGAAAAGGGGCCGGCGCTCATTGGTATTGAATTACAACGACCGGAGGATTTTGAACCGCTTATTCAGCGGATGAAGGACAAGAACTTCATTTATGAATACATCAATGATCGACCGGATCTATTCCGGTACTTGATATAAAACAATGTATATCGCTGATTAACAACAAACAAATCAAGCAAAAAGGCCATCCGTGTTAACCCAGGCTTTCTTGTGAAAAATGCGAAATATACTGCTCAGGGCTTCCCGGCTGTGTTCCAATATCCATCCCTGAACACCATCGTCCCAGCGACATCCATTGATCTGTTTTAATTCTTCCCTGGTCGTATCATCAGGATGGCAAGCGAGCTTCACATACTTCTTACCTTCTATGTAATACGCCTCTAAATTCACGTAATGTTGACTCATAACTTATCTTCACCTCCATAAGTTGTTAGAATGAATGCATATCCGTATTGGTTGACTTTACGTGAAGGATGAGAAAAGGTGTCAGTGAATCGACGAAATAACGGGAACGCCCTACTGAACGTCTACAGAATATCTTCTAACCGTCCTATACCCTGACGTACCACTTCATAGGTTCCATTGGAGCAATCCACCACTGTTGACGCACGGTTCTGGCCGAAGCCGGCATCTATGACAATATCCACCTTGTCTTTAAATTTCTGGTGGATTTCATAAGGGTCGGTCGTATAGTCGATGATCTCATCATCGTCATGAACAGAAGTGGTAACGATTGGTCGCCCCAATTCCTGTACGATCGTCCTTGGAATCAGATGATCGGGGATACGGATGCCGATGGTCTTCTTTTTATTCTTGAAGTGTTTTGGGAGGTTACTTCCTGCCTGAAGGATAAATGTAAAAGGCCCTGGAAGCGCACGTTTCATGACCTTGAAGGTGACGTTATCCACATGCCTCGTGTACGAAGACAGATGGCTCAGGTCGTAACAGATAATTGAGAACTGCGCCTTGTCTGGCTTGATATTCTTCAATTGTGCCACCTTCTGAAAAGCCTTGGCATTGGAAACATCACAACCCATGCCATATACCGTATCAGTTGGATAGATGATTGTACCCCCGTCATCCAGACATTCACAAACGATCTTGACCTTGCGTGTATCCGGGGTGTCTGGGTGAATTTCGAGCAGCATGTAGTGCGAGTTTTCCTTGTCTTAAACCGATGATGATGCTTTTTCCAATCCTTTGCGGTGGTCCGACAGAAACTTCTCCAGTCCGATATCGGTCAACGGATGCTTAAGCAGTCCCAATATCACATTGGCAGGGCAGGTTGCCACGTCTGCGCCTGCTTCCGCACATTGGATCAAGTGCATGGTATGACGGATGGATGCAGCCAGAACTTCAGTCGGATAACCATAATTGTTATAGATGTGAACAATTTGCTGAATCAACTCTACACCATCTGTGGCCACATCATCCAGTCTTCCGATAAACGGAGACACATAGGTTGCGCCTGCTTTGGCGGCTAACAATGCCTGGCCAGCAGAAAACACCAGGGTGCAATTTGTACGAATGTTATGATCGGAAAAATATTTGATGGCTTTGACCCCATCCCTGATCATCGGCACTTTCACTACAATCTGAGGATGCAATGCCGCCAGCTTTTCACCTTCTTCAACCATGCCTTTGAAATCAGTGGAGATCACCTCGGCACTGACATCTCCCGTCACCGCTTCACAAATATCCAGGTAGTGCTTCGTAACCCTCTCTTCACCACTTATACCTTCCTTTGCCATCAGTGATGGATTGGTGGTTACGCCATCAAGTATACCCAGGTCTTGCGCCTCTCTGATCTCATTCAGGTTCGCAGTGTCAATAAAAAACTTCATAGAATCATATTTTACTTAGGAGAAGCCTAAACATCCTGATTTTCAGCATGTGTTATGCGCCTTTTCAAAAAGCTAAAATAGAAAGGGCAGGCCGATTAATGAAAAAAAGAAATTAACATTCGGACCAACGACGACTGTATTTCAGGGAATCTTCCATTGATCAGCAACAACGACACCCCCGTCTTACCTTTGACTCATTTGGTAGACAGAAGGGTCAGGAAGCAAGTCTAACCATTTGATTATTGACATATTTCTTGCGATATTGCTAATAACGTACTCCCCAGGCGGCATCTTATTTTCATTCTAAAGCGTAGCAGTTTATGAAACATTTACTTACGGTAGCCATACTATGGCTGGGTTGTTCTGTATCCTTTGCCCAGCAAAGCAAAAACATGAATCTTCTCGGAAAACTGACCTACAGTCAGAACCTGAGCGATATCTGGGGGTATGCAGATGGCGGGAAAGAATATGCACTGGTGGGTGTAAGAAATGGTGTTTCCATTGTTGATATTACCGATCCGGCCAATCCCAATGAACTCTATTTCGCATCCGGAGCCAGTTCAACCTGGAGAGATCTGAAAACCTGGAACAAGCATGCCTACATCACAAACGAGACAGGAGATGGTCTTACGATCATCGACCTGAGCAATCTCCCTTCAGTTAGTCCGGCGCCAAAGGTGATCAAAGACACCACTCATTTTAAGAAAGCACATAATCTCTACATAGATGAAAACGGGTTCTGCTATGTGTTCGGATCGAACAAGGGAGGAGGAGGCGCCCTCATTCTGGACCTGAACAATGACCCCGAAGCGCCTACATACGCCGGAAACTTCGGAACATATTACCTCCATGATGGCATGGTCCGTGGAGATACGCTTTGGGGATCCGCCATCTACGGCGGCTACTTTTCCGTGATCGATGTGTCTGATAAAGCGAATCCCGTAGAGCTGGCCACACAACAAACACCCGGAGCTTTTGCTCACAATGCATGGATATCCGACAACAATCGCTACCTATTTACCACTGATGAGATATCAAACGCGTTTATCGGTGCATTTGATGTCTCCGATCTATCCAACATCAAAATGGTGGACAAGGTCCAATCTAACCCCGGCAGCAACACAACGGTGCACAACACCCACTTCATCAATAATTACATTGTAACCTCTTACTATCACGACGGCACCACCATTCACGATGTCAGCAGGCCTAACAATACGATCGAGGTTGGCCATTACGACTCGGCTCCTCAATCAGGCGGTGGTTACAATGGCGCCTGGGGAGCTTATCCCTGGCTACCCAGTGGCAATATCATAGAATCAAACGTAAGCGAAGGCTTGTTTATATACGGCCCGAACTATGTAAGGGGATGCTACCTCGAAGGTAGCGTCAAGGATACCATCACCAAAGCGCCAATCCCTTCGGCCGATGTAGATATTGTCAGCTCCGGCATTGTAAAAGTAACGGGCATCACCGGCACATATGCAACGGGTACCGCTGACTCCGGCACGTATGACGTTACCTTTTCACACCCGGCCTACTTTTCCAAA
This window of the Flavobacteriales bacterium genome carries:
- the fsa gene encoding fructose-6-phosphate aldolase — protein: MKFFIDTANLNEIREAQDLGILDGVTTNPSLMAKEGISGEERVTKHYLDICEAVTGDVSAEVISTDFKGMVEEGEKLAALHPQIVVKVPMIRDGVKAIKYFSDHNIRTNCTLVFSAGQALLAAKAGATYVSPFIGRLDDVATDGVELIQQIVHIYNNYGYPTEVLAASIRHTMHLIQCAEAGADVATCPANVILGLLKHPLTDIGLEKFLSDHRKGLEKASSSV
- the ilvA gene encoding threonine ammonia-lyase — its product is MSQTKTQVKPELISLEQVREAQFRLNSVVMHSPLMLNHNLSERYQCKVFLKREDLQVVRSYKIRGAYNKMACMSKSELQNGIVCASAGNHAQGVAYACQKLGVDGIIFMPTPTPRQKIRQVKMFGKDRIEVRLIGDTYDDSQREALLFAEKENKSFIHPFNDENVIIGQATVGMEIMEDAQEPIDYLFLPVGGGGLAAGVGSVFRQLSPKTTVVGIEPEGAPSMKASLDRGELVKLDRIERFVDGAAVKQVGDKTFSICQDVLDEMITIHEGLICSTILRLYNEEAIVVEPAGAMSIAALELFADKIKGKTVVCVVSGSNNDITRTEEIRERSLLYEKLKHYFIIRFPQRSGALREFVTEVMGPGDDITHFEYSKKNSREKGPALIGIELQRPEDFEPLIQRMKDKNFIYEYINDRPDLFRYLI
- a CDS encoding choice-of-anchor B family protein encodes the protein MKHLLTVAILWLGCSVSFAQQSKNMNLLGKLTYSQNLSDIWGYADGGKEYALVGVRNGVSIVDITDPANPNELYFASGASSTWRDLKTWNKHAYITNETGDGLTIIDLSNLPSVSPAPKVIKDTTHFKKAHNLYIDENGFCYVFGSNKGGGGALILDLNNDPEAPTYAGNFGTYYLHDGMVRGDTLWGSAIYGGYFSVIDVSDKANPVELATQQTPGAFAHNAWISDNNRYLFTTDEISNAFIGAFDVSDLSNIKMVDKVQSNPGSNTTVHNTHFINNYIVTSYYHDGTTIHDVSRPNNTIEVGHYDSAPQSGGGYNGAWGAYPWLPSGNIIESNVSEGLFIYGPNYVRGCYLEGSVKDTITKAPIPSADVDIVSSGIVKVTGITGTYATGTADSGTYDVTFSHPAYFSKTVKGVHLVNGVVTNLHVELVPKRYFTFSGQVTELSSGNPIPGADVKIANQDFVFDTVTDASGNFTVNNLVYGTYNIIAGKWGYVNECVNQFCDSTNNNVSLALPDGIYDDFTFDNNWTVSGNATTGIWEIGEPQGTTNGNDEANPDLDVQNDCYNQAYITGNGGGSAGSDDVDNGSTHLRSPVIDGLSINDPFLLYHYWFYNGSGSGTPNDSMIVSVYNGTDTKVLDIITVDSTMSAWVPRGFRLSDAITLTSTMQFIFTVSDSAGGGGHIVEGALDLFRVIDSVDVGTYVPSAVKANLRIFPNPSHGSFNLIYQSNHYTSGDMITLRIADMTGRVIEERSYNTLNIQNDIRLSPGVYMISVLEGERAMAHERLIVTE
- a CDS encoding threonylcarbamoyl-AMP synthase → MLLEIHPDTPDTRKVKIVCECLDDGGTIIYPTDTVYGMGCDVSNAKAFQKVAQLKNIKPDKAQFSIICYDLSHLSSYTRHVDNVTFKVMKRALPGPFTFILQAGSNLPKHFKNKKKTIGIRIPDHLIPRTIVQELGRPIVTTSVHDDDEIIDYTTDPYEIHQKFKDKVDIVIDAGFGQNRASTVVDCSNGTYEVVRQGIGRLEDIL